In the genome of Paenibacillus pabuli, one region contains:
- a CDS encoding WXG100 family type VII secretion target, with amino-acid sequence MTQIKVTPEQLDTVSGQFAQAHQQLSGFISTLDSQIRVMRSNWDGMERERRKLQEL; translated from the coding sequence ATGACACAGATCAAGGTAACACCGGAACAGCTGGATACAGTCAGTGGGCAATTCGCCCAGGCACATCAGCAATTGTCGGGATTCATATCCACTTTGGATAGCCAGATCCGTGTCATGCGCAGCAATTGGGACGGAATGGAGCGGGAACGCCGAAAATTACAAGAATTATGA
- a CDS encoding formate/nitrite transporter family protein, translating to METEGLRNVEKLALKKHKIYKQSLIRYLARSMLASMFIGFGVIVAFKTGNFFYMEDSPFTYPMAALTFGAAIILIAYGGGDLFTGNTFYYTYAALRKKLKWFEVVKLWIASYSGNLMGAAVFALLIYLTGLFDSSQVNGFLLSVVEHKMEAPAMQLFFRGILCNWLVCLAFFVPMFMKENGAKMFAMMLFVFCFFISGYEHSVANMCTFAIALVLNHPGTISFGGVIHNLIPVTLGNLVGGVLLMGFMYYAVNKPFLDEETH from the coding sequence ATGGAAACGGAAGGTTTACGCAACGTAGAGAAGCTGGCGCTGAAGAAACACAAGATTTACAAACAAAGCTTGATCAGATACCTTGCACGCTCCATGCTCGCCAGCATGTTTATCGGGTTCGGCGTCATCGTGGCGTTCAAGACGGGTAACTTCTTTTATATGGAGGATTCCCCCTTTACATACCCTATGGCTGCCCTCACGTTCGGCGCGGCAATTATTCTGATCGCCTATGGTGGCGGTGACCTGTTCACCGGGAATACGTTCTACTATACCTATGCCGCCTTACGCAAGAAACTGAAATGGTTCGAAGTGGTGAAGCTGTGGATCGCAAGTTACAGCGGGAATCTGATGGGTGCGGCGGTCTTTGCCCTGTTAATCTATCTGACGGGACTGTTCGATTCATCTCAGGTCAATGGTTTTCTGTTAAGTGTGGTGGAGCACAAGATGGAAGCTCCGGCCATGCAGCTCTTTTTCCGGGGGATTCTGTGTAACTGGCTCGTATGTCTGGCGTTCTTCGTGCCCATGTTCATGAAGGAGAATGGCGCCAAAATGTTCGCCATGATGCTCTTTGTCTTCTGTTTCTTCATCTCGGGATATGAGCACAGCGTCGCCAATATGTGTACGTTTGCGATTGCGCTGGTATTGAACCATCCGGGAACTATCTCATTCGGCGGGGTAATCCACAACCTGATTCCGGTAACGCTTGGTAACCTAGTCGGCGGCGTGCTGCTTATGGGCTTCATGTATTACGCGGTGAACAAACCGTTTCTGGACGAAGAGACACATTAA